Proteins encoded together in one Drosophila albomicans strain 15112-1751.03 chromosome 2R, ASM965048v2, whole genome shotgun sequence window:
- the LOC117574475 gene encoding uncharacterized protein LOC117574475, with product MKRPDQSASPTIERRICQIKLHRLRKPYRTVSDRNILNFIRMVNPEIRSTSLVCEDCYNTAKQIYLPKLRLLKAKRAAKKDEVQTDSISDVSSVLSAVVSAPSTVSAPSTVSTSSQEQQTSKTLGAKRGRDDDDDDDDEMLSLNAFNGTRLPHIQPIPKRRKDALDHLDPFSRSILQQGIRGG from the coding sequence ATGAAGAGACCAGATCAAAGCGCATCGCCCACAATCGAAAGGCGCAtatgtcaaattaaattgcatcgTCTACGTAAGCCGTATAGGACTGTTAGTGACCGAAATATCCTGAACTTCATCAGGATGGTTAATCCGGAAATACGCAGTACTTCGCTGGTCTGCGAGGATTGCTATAACACTGCGAAGCAGATCTACTTGCCAAAGCTGCGGCTTTTAAAAGCGAAACGAGCTGCGAAGAAAGATGAAGTACAAACCGACTCCATATCAGACGTAAGCAGCGTGTTGAGTGCGGTAGTCTCAGCTCCATCGACAGTCTCGGCTCCATCGACAGTCTCAACATCCAGTCAGGAGCAGCAGACTTCGAAAACATTGGGGGCCAAGCGCGGAcgcgatgatgacgacgacgacgacgatgaaaTGTTGAGTCTGAATGCTTTTAATGGGACACGATTGCCGCATATTCAACCCATTCCCAAGCGTCGTAAAGATGCTCTTGACCATTTGGATCCCTTCTCTCGGAGCATATTACAGCAGGGAATAAGAGGAGGCTGA